A DNA window from Schistocerca gregaria isolate iqSchGreg1 chromosome 2, iqSchGreg1.2, whole genome shotgun sequence contains the following coding sequences:
- the LOC126335451 gene encoding nitric oxide-associated protein 1: protein MRTLLLVHVGRLRIPPVSHEFSILTFGTCVRDLMIRCSSSSTKRLYHFTHSQHNLNYEKIIRKDNRQNFVLGEIRSKIIYNSVLHRLEWENRLAGFKKKRKTLTRGESYDCSPVALKYVEDIADSETEEQPEAVFKDEKVDFPYRTYSEFGSSSLHSSRNNSGENGTGKIMESEFSTEPVPKEQTSEHYIKSWMNDYECYDGDDIEPPWELNYGTPDTNIPVSNTPCGGCGALLHCRDTAIPGYLPSEIFLRLNETNISGTLCQRCHFIRYYNTVLSVTVPATEYPKLLSEIRNKVALVVLMVDVTDFPCSIWPQILDIIGRKRPVVVVGNKIDLLPQDCSGFLDHVKKCIIKSLDQTGLSAANIKHVELISARTGYGIEELITRLQNMWHYKGDVYLVGCTNVGKSSLFNALLQSDFCKVKAVDLIERATTSPWPGTTMNLLKFPILRPSGWRLYMRTKRLLAERERKQAEDKLRHFQLKHMNDVQYATLVGHIGRTFQNEEQPEVNDPFYVSKSLTAKQSGINPEDPEFSESRWCFDTPGTVQPDQILNLLTTEELILTLPKKILIPRSFCLKPQRTLFIAGLGRLDYVDGNESVRFTVFASDCLPVTICQTDIADTVYSSLLGSSLFVVPCGGDKRLSQWPQLATTPKSISVVGISSQESCADIVLSSAGWIAVTPPKDHVCKLQAWTPDARGIYVRQPALLRYSVNLRGARIRKTPAYRMGRAVYVKN, encoded by the coding sequence ATGCGAACTCTGCTGCTTGTGCATGTGGGTAGACTGCGCATACCACCCGTGTCACATGAATTCAGTATACTAACATTCGGAACCTGCGTAAGAGATTTAATGATTCGATGTTCGTCTTCAAGTACCAAAAGACTTTATCATTTTACACATTCGCAACAtaatttaaattatgaaaaaatcATCAGAAAAGATAATAGACAGAATTTTGTTTTAGGCGAAATTAGGTCTAAAATTATATACAATTCTGTTCTGCACCGATTAGAATGGGAAAATAGATTGGCAGGcttcaagaagaaaagaaaaacgttGACCCGCGGTGAGTCATATGACTGCAGCCCTGTCGCATTAAAGTACGTAGAAGACATTGCAGATAGCGAAACGGAAGAACAGCCAGAAGCGGTGTTCAAAGATGAAAAAGTGGACTTTCCGTACAGGACTTACAGTGAATTTGGCAGTAGTAGTCTCCATTCTTCTCGGAATAATTCTGGTGAAAATGGTACTGGAAAAATAATGGAGTCTGAGTTTAGTACAGAACCTGTTCCAAAAGAACAGACCAGTGAGCATTATATAAAAAGTTGGATGAATGATTATGAGTGCTATGATGGTGATGATATAGAACCACCCTGGGAACTTAACTATGGTACACCTGACACAAATATTCCTGTGAGTAATACCCCATGTGGGGGATGTGGTGCTTTATTACACTGTCGGGACACTGCAATACCTGGCTATCTACCAAGTGAGATATTTCTTCGTCTGAATGAAACTAACATTAGTGGGACCCTGTGCCAACGATGTCATTTCATTAGGTATTACAACACCGTTCTTAGTGTCACAGTACCTGCTACTGAGTATCCGAAACTTTTATCCGAAATCAGGAACAAAGTTGCACTTGTTGTTTTGATGGTAGATGTCACTGATTTTCCGTGTAGCATTTGGCCACAAATACTTGATATAATTGGCAGAAAACGACCAGTGGTGGTTGTTGGGAATAAGATTGATTTACTTCCCCAGGACTGCAGTGGTTTTCTTGATCATGTCAAGAAATGTATCATTAAAAGTCTTGATCAGACTGGTTTGTCTGCTGCAAACATAAAACATGTAGAGCTGATAAGTGCTCGCACTGGATATGGGATTGAGGAACTTATTACAAGGTTACAAAATATGTGGCACTACAAAGGAGACGTATATCTGGTAGGTTGTACCAATGTTGGAAAGTCTAGCCTGTTTAATGCTCTTCTGCAATCTGATTTCTGCAAAGTAAAGGCAGTGGACCTTATTGAAAGAGCTACTACATCCCCTTGGCCTGGAACAACAATGAATTTGCTCAAGTTTCCTATACTTCGTCCGTCTGGGTGGAGGCTGTATATGCGCACTAAGCGTCTTTTGGCTGAGAGAGAACGCAAACAAGCAGAAGATAAACTCCGGCATTTTCAGTTGAAACATATGAATGATGTTCAGTACGCCACACTTGTAGGTCACATTGGAAGGACATTTCAAAATGAAGAACAACCTGAAGTGAACGATCCATTTTATGTTAGTAAATCACTCACTGCCAAACAGTCAGGTATAAACCCTGAAGATCCTGAATTTAGTGAAAGCAGATGGTGTTTTGATACGCCAGGAACAGTTCAGCCCGATCAGATCCTGAATTTGCTTACTACAGAAGAACTTATTTTGACATTGCCAAAGAAGATCTTGATCCCTCGCTCATTTTGCTTAAAACCCCAAAGAACTTTGTTTATTGCTGGTCTAGGAAGACTAGACTATGTTGATGGAAATGAATCTGTTAGGTTCACAGTATTTGCATCAGATTGTCTGCCTGTCACTATATGCCAAACGGACATTGCAGACACTGTATATTCGTCGCTTCTAGGCTCTTCACTGTTTGTTGTACCATGTGGTGGAGACAAAAGATTATCACAGTGGCCACAACTTGCAACTACTCCAAAGAGCATTTCTGTTGTGGGTATCAGTTCACAAGAAAGCTGCGCTGATATTGTGTTGTCATCTGCTGGATGGATTGCTGTCACTCCTCCTAAGGATCATGTATGCAAATTGCAAGCATGGACTCCAGATGCAAGAGGAATATATGTGCGTCAGCCTGCCTTACTGCGGTATTCTGTTAACCTGCGCGGTGCCAGAATACGTAAAACTCCAGCATACAGAATGGGGCGTGCTGTTTATGTCAAGAATTAG